In the Deltaproteobacteria bacterium genome, GTAATGTATGCCGGGCGCTTCGTGGAGACCGGCGCCATGGTCGAGGTCATCGACGCACCGCGGCACCCCTACACCATCGGGCTGCTCAACTCCACGGTCCATGCCGGCAGCGAGCGAGGCAAACTGGCGCCGATACCCGGCGCGCCTCCGGACCTGCTGGACATGCCTTCGGGCTGTGCCTTCGCGCCCCGTTGCCCGAGGGTCGTCGCGGCGTGCCGCGAGCGGGTGCCGGGCCTGGAGGAACTCGCCCCGGGCCGGTCGGCGCGCTGCCCGCGCACGGGGATGCCGGGTTGCTGAAAGAAACAAGACAGGCATTGAGGACGCTAACGGAGGAACATCATGGCAAACAACGTCGAAGGACCGCTCTACTACGAACGCATGGGACGCAAGGGGCCGGTCATGGCCTTCGTCCATCCCAACCCCATGGACCAGTCGTGCTGGATCTTCCAGATGGCGCACCTGTCCACGTGGTATCGGTGTATCAGCATCGACATTCCAGGGTACGGCCGCTCGCCCAAGGGGGCCGAGGGGCTCAGCATGGACGACATGGCCGCGGCGTGCTGGGAGGCCGTGGACGACGCGCTGCCGGGAGAGACCGCTATCCTCGTCGGATGTTCCACGGGTTCGGCCATCAGCCCCTTCATGTACCACCAGCGTCCTGACCGCACCGCCGCCATGATCCTGACGGGCACGGGCTACACTCCCGGCAAGGAGTTCGCGCAGCGGCGCATTGACGCCTACACCGCCCTGGGGGTCGACTACCGCTGGCGTTACACCTTCGAGGACCTGAGCCCTGCGTTCCGCGCGACGCCGCTGGCGCACTTCTTTGCCAACCTGTTCGCCGAACGCAACAAGTTCGCCGACGTGGCGACCATCATCCACCAGTTCCGCGCGCTGCAGACGCAGGAGCCCGAGGGGCATCACGCACACATCGCCTGCCCGGTCATCATCCTCACCGGCAGCGAGGACGGAGCCCATCCGACTGCTTTCGCGCTGCAGGAGCGTATCCCCGGCTGCGAGCTCAAGGTCCTGCCGGGCGCCGGCCATGCTTGCCAGATCGAGCAGCCCTGGCTCTTCGATCGCTTCATGATCGAGTTCCTGGACAAGCACGGGCTCTTCCCGGGGGATCCCAAACCGCTGGCGGGCGGCTTTTGAGGCGCGGGGGACCCAAGCGGCGGGGACTGTCCCGGTCCCGGTGCCACCCGCGCGGTGTTTGACCGGCGCGGCCGGCTGCCCTTATTCTGGCGGACATGTTCCTGCTGGGACCCTATCTGAGACGCGCCCACGCCCGCGCCGAGAGGCGCTGGGCGCGGGAGGTGGAGCGGTGCGTGACTGTGGACCATCTCCGCCAGGTGATGGAGAAACGCGTGCCCCCCATCGTCCGGGAATACTACCGCGGCGGCGCAGACGACGAGATCACCCTCCGGGACAATGTCGAGGCCTTTCGGCGGGAACGGTTCAAGCCGAGATCCGGCGTCCGGCTCGAATCGGTGGACATGCGCACCGAAATCCTCGGCCACGAAATCGAACTGCCCGTGATCGCCGGACCCATCGGCAGCCCCAGAATGATCTGGCCCCTGGGCGAAGCCGTCGCCGCCAGGGCCGTGGGCGAGGCCGGTACCATCTGCACGCTCTCGACGCTCACCGGCACCGACCTGGAGGAGGTCCGGGCCGCCACCGGGGGACCGTGCTGGTTTCAACTCTACCTGGTCGGGGGCGAGGAGGTGGCCGCGCGCGGCATCGCCAGGGCCAAGAGCGCCGGGTACTCCGCCATCGTTCTGACCATCGACACCGCGGTCCCCGGAAACCGTGCGCACCACGAATGGATGGGCGCCTCGCGCGCCATCAACGGGACCCCGGGCCAGAAGCTCGCGTTCGCGCCGCAGATGCTGCGGCACCTTTCGTGGCTCAAGAGCTACTACTCCGACGGCGGGATGATGCAGTTCCGCAACGTGATCCTGAAGGACGGCACACCCATGCCGTACACCGACATTGGCACACAACTCCGTGCTTCAGCCGTCACCTGGGAACATATACCGTGGGTCCGCGAGCACTGGGGCGATGCGCCGATCGTCATCAAGGGCGTCCAATGCGTCGAAGACGCCCGGCTCGCCGTCGAGCACGGCGCCGACGCCATCGTGGTCTCCAACCACGGCGGCCGGCAACTGGACCGCGTCTACCCCACCCTCTACATGCTGAAGGAGATCGCCCCGGCGCTGAAGGGTTCGAGCGTGAAGATCCTGCTGGATGGCGGCATCCGCTCCGGCGCCGACGTCGTCATCGCCCTGGCGCACGGCGCTCACGCCGTGCTCGCGGGACGCGCTTACACCTACGGTCTCGGCGCGGGGGGCCTCGCGGGTGTCCGCAAGGCGTTCTCGATCATGAGAAAGGAAATAGAAGACACCATGCGGCTCCTGGGCTGCGCTTCCATCCACGAACTGCGGGCGGACACCCACGTCCTTCCCCATCCCTTTGAAGCCCGTCCTTGAAGGCGATCGCGATTCGGCCGCGACAGCACCTGCCGGTTGCCCTCCGCGAATGCCGCTCCATTAAACCAGTTCGCGAAGCCGTCATCATTTTCGTGCATTCTCGGCGAATTTCACCAATCGGCAGTGGATACCGTTCACGAATCGCCAAGAATCCGCCAACCGTCCGCGTTGCGGCATTTGCGTCTGCTACAAAAATGTAACACAGTAACCTACGCTTCGTTATATGATCCTGCAATAAAGTCTGTTAAAATTCACCGCGATGCTCTCCTCCCCAAAGGCCAAGGGTTAACCAACATCGGAGGTTCTATGGGTAGGCCAAAGGAATTCGACGAACACGACGCGTTGATGAAAGCCATGCACTTGTTTTGGGTGCACGGCTACAAGGCCACCTCGATCCAGGATCTTGTAGACGGCATGGGCATAGGCCGTGGGAGCCTCTACGGTACATTCGGCGGCAAACGCTCTCTCTTCATGAGAGCGTTGCGCCACTACGACAGGGAGCGTGAGGAGCACTTGGCACAGCTTGCCGAGGAAATGGAGCCCCGCAAGGCCCTGCTGGCTACGTTCGAGGGGGTCGTAGACTCCGTGCTGACCAACGGTGGACGCGACGGATGCTTCCTCGTCAACACCGCTCTCGAGCTGGCGGCGCACGACGCGGAGATTGCCTCCGTTGTCGCGAGTGCATTCGCGGATTCCGAGGGCTTCTTCCGCATGATGATCGAGCGCGGGCAAGCCTCCAGTGCGATCCCGCGCGACGTGGACGCCCCTGCCACCGCCCGAGCACTGCTGACGCTGTTGCTGGGCTTGTTCGTGCTTTCGAGGAGCCGCCCGGAAACCGTATTGCTGCGGTCCGTCGTGCAGCAGGCGGACGCCTTGATCCACGGCGCCAACTGAACGACCTCCCTCCGCCGAGACAAAACGACACCTCCAGCCCGAAACGCCCCACGGCCGGCAGGCCAACCCGCCCTGCTCACGACCGCGCGGTCGCGCGCGCCGCTTCCTCCATCAGCTCCTCGGGCAAGTCGTCGAATGACGTATAGTTGAGTGCATAAAGCCGCGCGTACAAGCCTTTTCGCGCGATCAACTCGTGGTGCGTGCCGGTTTCCACGATGCGCCCTTCCTGCAGCACGATGATGCGGTCCACGTCGCGCACGGTGGCAAGCCGGTGGGCGATGACGATGCCGGTGCGCCCTTCCAGGAGCGCGGTCAGGCCGATCTGGATCTGCCGTTCGGTATAGGAATCGATGTTGGCGGTGGCTTCGTCCAGCACGAGCACTCGGGCGTCCGCCACCAAGGCGCGGGCAAAGCTCAGGAGCTGGCGCTGTCCCAACGACAGGTTGCCGCCTCCCTGGTCCAGCACGGTGTCGTACCCGTCCGGCCAGCGCATGATGAAGTCATGGGCGCCGACGATCCGGGCCGCCCGCTCGACGTCCCGGTCGGTGGCGCCGGTGGTGCGGAAGCGGATGTTCTCCCGGATCGTGCCGGTGAACAGGAAGGGGTCCTGCAGCACCATGGCGATATGCCGGCCCAGGGACGCCGCCGCGTAGTCGCGGACGTCGCGCCCGTCGAGCAGGATGGCCCCCTCCCACACGTCGTAGAAGCGGTGCAGCAGCGCCGTGGTGCTGGTCTTGCCGGAGCCCGTGGGCCCCACCAGCGCCACGGTCTCACCGGGCTCGATGGTGAAGTTGAGGTCCTTGAGCACCGGCTGGTTCTTCTCGTAGCCGAAGGTGACGCCG is a window encoding:
- a CDS encoding helix-turn-helix domain containing protein, coding for MGRPKEFDEHDALMKAMHLFWVHGYKATSIQDLVDGMGIGRGSLYGTFGGKRSLFMRALRHYDREREEHLAQLAEEMEPRKALLATFEGVVDSVLTNGGRDGCFLVNTALELAAHDAEIASVVASAFADSEGFFRMMIERGQASSAIPRDVDAPATARALLTLLLGLFVLSRSRPETVLLRSVVQQADALIHGAN
- a CDS encoding alpha-hydroxy acid oxidase, translating into MFLLGPYLRRAHARAERRWAREVERCVTVDHLRQVMEKRVPPIVREYYRGGADDEITLRDNVEAFRRERFKPRSGVRLESVDMRTEILGHEIELPVIAGPIGSPRMIWPLGEAVAARAVGEAGTICTLSTLTGTDLEEVRAATGGPCWFQLYLVGGEEVAARGIARAKSAGYSAIVLTIDTAVPGNRAHHEWMGASRAINGTPGQKLAFAPQMLRHLSWLKSYYSDGGMMQFRNVILKDGTPMPYTDIGTQLRASAVTWEHIPWVREHWGDAPIVIKGVQCVEDARLAVEHGADAIVVSNHGGRQLDRVYPTLYMLKEIAPALKGSSVKILLDGGIRSGADVVIALAHGAHAVLAGRAYTYGLGAGGLAGVRKAFSIMRKEIEDTMRLLGCASIHELRADTHVLPHPFEARP
- the dppD gene encoding dipeptide ABC transporter ATP-binding protein DppD (DppD and DppF are the ATP-binding components of the ABC dipeptide transport system DppABCDF); translated protein: VMYAGRFVETGAMVEVIDAPRHPYTIGLLNSTVHAGSERGKLAPIPGAPPDLLDMPSGCAFAPRCPRVVAACRERVPGLEELAPGRSARCPRTGMPGC
- a CDS encoding alpha/beta hydrolase, which produces MANNVEGPLYYERMGRKGPVMAFVHPNPMDQSCWIFQMAHLSTWYRCISIDIPGYGRSPKGAEGLSMDDMAAACWEAVDDALPGETAILVGCSTGSAISPFMYHQRPDRTAAMILTGTGYTPGKEFAQRRIDAYTALGVDYRWRYTFEDLSPAFRATPLAHFFANLFAERNKFADVATIIHQFRALQTQEPEGHHAHIACPVIILTGSEDGAHPTAFALQERIPGCELKVLPGAGHACQIEQPWLFDRFMIEFLDKHGLFPGDPKPLAGGF